The Paracoccus sp. MC1862 genome includes a window with the following:
- the guaA gene encoding glutamine-hydrolyzing GMP synthase — MTQHQRLLIIDFGSQVTQLIARRLRELNVFCEIRAYQAVTDAALRADPPQAVILSGGPDSVTRDGSPRAPQAVFDLGIPVFGICYGQQVMMQQLGGRVEAGHHAEYGRAFVTPAPGHAGDGIFAGLFTDGREEVWMSHGDRVTALAPGFAVIGTSPNAPLAMIADEKRRFYGVQFHPEVHHTPNGRIMLENFVRLAGFTGDWTMAGYRAEAVRRIREQVGDAKVICGLSGGVDSSVAAVLIHEAIGDQLTCVFVDHGLLRLGEAEEVVTMFRDHYNIPLIHADESKLFLGALEGVSDPEVKRKTIGRLFIDVFQKHAAEIGGAEFLAQGTLYPDVIESVSFTGGPSVTIKSHHNVGGLPEKMGLKLVEPLRELFKDEVRALGRELGLPEQFIRRHPFPGPGLAIRCPGEITREKLEILRKADAVYIDQIRRHGLYDEIWQAFVAILPVRTVGVMGDGRTYDFACALRAVTSVDGMTADYYPFTHQFLGETATRIINEVKGINRVTYDITSKPPGTIEWE; from the coding sequence ATGACCCAGCACCAGCGCCTGCTCATCATCGACTTCGGCTCTCAGGTCACGCAGCTTATCGCGCGGCGGCTTCGCGAGCTTAATGTTTTCTGCGAGATCCGCGCCTATCAGGCGGTGACGGATGCCGCGTTGCGGGCCGATCCGCCGCAGGCGGTGATCCTGTCGGGTGGCCCCGACAGCGTGACGCGGGACGGCAGCCCGCGCGCCCCGCAGGCGGTGTTCGACCTCGGCATTCCGGTTTTCGGCATCTGCTACGGCCAGCAGGTGATGATGCAGCAGCTTGGCGGCCGGGTCGAGGCAGGCCACCATGCCGAATACGGCCGCGCCTTCGTGACACCTGCGCCGGGCCATGCGGGCGACGGCATCTTCGCGGGCCTATTTACCGACGGGCGCGAGGAAGTCTGGATGAGCCACGGCGACCGCGTGACCGCGCTTGCCCCCGGCTTTGCGGTGATCGGCACATCGCCCAATGCGCCCCTGGCGATGATCGCGGATGAGAAGCGGCGCTTCTACGGCGTCCAGTTCCACCCCGAGGTGCATCACACCCCGAACGGCCGCATCATGCTGGAAAACTTCGTCCGGCTTGCGGGCTTCACCGGCGACTGGACTATGGCCGGTTATCGCGCCGAGGCCGTGCGCCGCATCCGCGAGCAGGTGGGCGACGCCAAGGTGATCTGCGGTCTGTCGGGCGGCGTGGATAGCTCGGTCGCGGCCGTCCTGATCCACGAGGCGATCGGCGACCAGCTGACCTGTGTCTTCGTGGACCACGGCCTCCTGCGGCTGGGCGAGGCCGAGGAGGTCGTGACCATGTTCCGCGACCATTACAACATCCCGCTGATCCATGCCGACGAATCCAAGCTGTTCCTTGGCGCGCTGGAAGGCGTCAGCGACCCCGAAGTCAAGCGCAAGACCATCGGCCGCCTGTTCATCGACGTGTTCCAGAAGCACGCGGCCGAGATCGGCGGGGCCGAGTTCCTGGCGCAGGGCACGCTTTATCCCGACGTGATCGAATCGGTCAGCTTCACCGGCGGCCCCTCGGTCACGATCAAGTCGCACCACAATGTCGGCGGCTTGCCCGAGAAGATGGGCCTCAAGCTGGTGGAACCCCTGCGCGAGCTGTTCAAGGACGAGGTCCGCGCCCTTGGCCGCGAACTCGGCCTGCCCGAGCAGTTCATCCGCCGCCATCCCTTCCCCGGCCCCGGCCTCGCCATCCGCTGCCCCGGCGAGATCACCCGCGAGAAGCTGGAGATCCTGCGCAAGGCCGACGCCGTCTACATCGACCAGATTCGCAGGCACGGGCTTTACGACGAGATCTGGCAGGCTTTCGTCGCGATCCTGCCGGTCCGCACCGTGGGGGTGATGGGCGACGGCCGCACCTATGACTTCGCCTGCGCGCTGCGGGCAGTGACCTCGGTGGACGGGATGACTGCGGATTACTATCCCTTCACGCACCAGTTTCTGGGCGAGACGGCGACGCGCATTATCAACGAAGTCAAGGGCATAAACCGGGTGACTTACGACATCACCTCAAAGCCGCCGGGCACGATTGAATGGGAATGA
- the ybeY gene encoding rRNA maturation RNase YbeY has product MPDTLEPQLHAGPDPVDLVIEDERWLDVDLQGMAERAAVATTRHMGIDPVEIIVMGCDDARIAGLNDHFRGKAKPTNVLSWPSVEHAPRRPGEVPVPPETDELGDIAISYDTCLAEAESQGKPFADHVTHLLVHAILHLAGYDHEVEADAETMEDAERSILAGLGIPDPYREH; this is encoded by the coding sequence ATGCCTGACACTCTTGAGCCGCAGCTTCATGCCGGACCGGACCCCGTCGATCTGGTGATCGAGGACGAACGCTGGCTGGACGTCGATCTGCAGGGCATGGCCGAGCGGGCGGCCGTCGCCACGACGCGCCACATGGGGATCGATCCGGTCGAGATCATCGTCATGGGCTGCGACGACGCCCGCATCGCCGGGCTGAACGACCATTTCCGCGGCAAGGCCAAGCCCACCAACGTGCTGAGCTGGCCCTCGGTCGAACATGCCCCCCGGAGACCGGGCGAGGTGCCGGTGCCGCCGGAGACGGATGAACTGGGCGACATCGCCATCAGCTACGATACCTGCCTGGCCGAGGCCGAATCACAGGGCAAGCCCTTCGCCGACCATGTGACCCATCTGCTGGTCCACGCCATCCTGCATCTGGCCGGCTACGATCACGAGGTCGAGGCCGATGCGGAAACCATGGAGGATGCCGAGCGTTCGATTCTCGCCGGCCTCGGCATCCCGGATCCTTACCGAGAGCATTGA
- a CDS encoding transporter associated domain-containing protein, which yields MNDPRSPDPHPADDPQDEASEPPSWDEASREPREAPSRSFLGRIFKTLGPLSSDNEDGPDSMMEAATSAQAPSILNLRRKTVDDVAVNKADIVAVPVTVGLPELVEVFREHGYSRLPVHRGNLDQPLGLVHLKDLALKHGFASKGAPRFALRPLLRPLLYVPGTMPIGALLQQMQQKRIHMALVIDEYGGVEGLVTIEDLIEQVIGQIDDEHDDSNDELWVQERPGQWLVLARAPIDRVEAEIGTKLVCGIYEEEIDTVGGLIFMLAGRVPVVGEIVRDDNGVEFEVVDADARRIKRVRLRLPGSAAGTTVA from the coding sequence ATGAACGATCCCCGAAGCCCGGACCCGCATCCCGCGGATGATCCCCAGGACGAAGCCTCCGAACCTCCGAGTTGGGACGAGGCGTCGCGTGAGCCGCGCGAGGCCCCCTCGCGCAGCTTCCTCGGCCGCATCTTCAAAACGCTGGGGCCGCTGTCTTCGGACAACGAGGACGGTCCTGATTCGATGATGGAGGCCGCCACCTCGGCGCAGGCGCCCAGCATCCTGAACCTGCGCCGCAAGACCGTGGACGACGTCGCGGTGAACAAGGCCGACATCGTCGCCGTTCCGGTGACCGTGGGTCTGCCAGAACTGGTCGAGGTCTTCCGCGAGCACGGATATTCCCGCCTGCCGGTTCATCGCGGCAACCTGGACCAGCCGCTGGGGCTGGTGCATCTCAAGGACCTCGCGCTCAAGCACGGCTTTGCCTCCAAGGGCGCGCCACGTTTCGCGCTGCGTCCGCTGCTGCGTCCGCTGCTTTACGTTCCGGGCACCATGCCCATCGGCGCGCTGCTGCAGCAGATGCAGCAGAAGCGCATCCACATGGCGCTGGTGATCGACGAATACGGCGGCGTCGAGGGACTGGTGACCATCGAGGACCTGATCGAGCAGGTGATCGGCCAGATCGACGACGAGCATGACGACAGCAATGACGAGTTGTGGGTGCAGGAACGCCCCGGCCAGTGGCTGGTGCTGGCGCGCGCGCCCATCGACCGGGTCGAGGCAGAGATCGGCACCAAGCTGGTCTGCGGCATTTACGAGGAAGAGATCGACACTGTCGGGGGGCTGATCTTCATGCTTGCCGGCCGAGTGCCGGTCGTCGGCGAGATCGTGCGCGACGACAACGGGGTCGAGTTCGAGGTGGTGGACGCCGACGCCCGCCGGATCAAGCGCGTTCGGCTTCGGCTTCCCGGCAGCGCAGCCGGGACAACGGTCGCCTGA
- a CDS encoding PhoH family protein: MGLTPTNLSAPAGEILLEFPDNRLLIDLCGPHDRHLARIEQALGVHVIRRGNLLAIMGPPEAQAEAAQILQSLYARLEQGRNVELNEVEAALRMGTEPDVPAPSPAQQLEMFGQGKIELRTRKKVVEPRTEAQRDYVRALFANELAFGIGPAGTGKTYLAVAVGVTMLIDGHVDKIILSRPAVEAGERLGFLPGDMKEKVDPYMQPLYDALNDFIPARQMQKLVEEKRIEIAPLAFMRGRTLANAFVVLDEAQNATTMQMKMFLTRLGEGSRMVITGDRTQVDLPRGVQSGLRDAERILGGVAGISFSYFTAQDVVRHPLVARIIQAYDADDERGGDPDAPPQNHGAYPPRREWRGPRNA; the protein is encoded by the coding sequence GTGGGTCTGACCCCGACGAACCTTTCCGCCCCGGCCGGCGAGATCCTGCTGGAGTTTCCCGACAACCGCCTGCTGATCGACCTGTGCGGCCCGCATGACCGGCACCTTGCCCGCATCGAGCAGGCGCTTGGCGTCCATGTCATCCGGCGTGGCAACCTGCTGGCGATCATGGGCCCGCCCGAGGCACAGGCCGAGGCCGCGCAGATCCTGCAGAGCCTTTACGCCCGGCTGGAACAGGGCCGCAATGTCGAGTTGAACGAGGTCGAGGCCGCCCTGCGGATGGGGACCGAGCCGGACGTGCCAGCACCAAGCCCGGCGCAGCAGCTCGAGATGTTCGGGCAGGGCAAGATCGAGCTTCGGACCCGCAAGAAGGTCGTCGAGCCCCGGACCGAGGCGCAGCGCGACTATGTCCGGGCGCTTTTCGCCAACGAACTTGCCTTCGGGATCGGCCCGGCGGGCACCGGCAAGACCTATCTGGCGGTCGCGGTCGGCGTCACCATGCTGATCGACGGCCATGTGGACAAGATCATCCTGTCGCGCCCCGCCGTCGAGGCGGGCGAGCGCCTGGGCTTTCTTCCCGGCGACATGAAGGAAAAGGTCGATCCATACATGCAGCCGCTGTATGATGCGTTGAACGATTTCATTCCGGCACGCCAGATGCAGAAGCTGGTCGAGGAAAAGCGCATCGAGATCGCGCCCCTGGCGTTCATGCGGGGGCGCACGCTTGCCAATGCCTTCGTGGTGCTGGACGAGGCGCAGAACGCCACCACCATGCAGATGAAGATGTTCCTGACCCGCCTGGGCGAAGGCTCGCGCATGGTCATCACCGGCGACCGCACCCAGGTGGACCTGCCGCGCGGGGTGCAATCTGGCCTGCGGGATGCCGAGCGCATCCTCGGCGGGGTGGCGGGGATCTCGTTCAGCTACTTCACCGCGCAGGACGTGGTGCGGCACCCGCTGGTCGCGCGCATCATCCAGGCCTATGACGCAGACGACGAACGCGGCGGCGATCCCGACGCCCCGCCGCAGAATCACGGCGCCTATCCTCCCCGGCGCGAATGGCGCGGACCGCGCAATGCCTGA
- a CDS encoding putative quinol monooxygenase: protein MSACACGCGHHHHDSGPPAPLGAQIGRSGHITCADPSQLMTLLMHVEAHVLASRAEPGCLYFEIAQTDDPLVWRVEELFRDAEALAAHRRRTAASAWATATAGFSRNLHDVTPA, encoded by the coding sequence ATGTCAGCTTGTGCCTGCGGCTGCGGCCACCACCACCATGACAGCGGCCCTCCGGCCCCCTTGGGCGCCCAGATCGGGCGCTCGGGCCACATCACCTGCGCCGACCCGTCGCAACTGATGACCCTGCTGATGCATGTCGAGGCCCATGTCTTGGCCAGTCGCGCCGAACCCGGCTGCCTTTATTTCGAGATCGCGCAGACCGATGATCCGCTGGTCTGGCGCGTCGAAGAACTGTTCCGCGATGCCGAAGCCCTGGCGGCCCATCGGCGGCGCACCGCCGCAAGCGCATGGGCAACGGCAACCGCCGGCTTCTCCCGCAACCTTCACGACGTCACCCCTGCCTGA